The DNA window CAAAAGCCAATCCAGGGATGTAGTGGAACAGTTGCTGGAAATCATGAAGAAGGCTCTGGCCAGTGAAGAAAATATTCTCATCAGTGGATTCGGGAAGTTTGTGGTCAAAAGAAAAAGGGCCCGGCGGGGACGGAATCCCCAGACCAATCAAGATTTACAACTCAAGGCCAGGAAGGTGGTTGTGTTCAAGACATCGGGTGTTCTCAGAAAAGGGGTCAATACCGACCAGGATTGAAAGAAAAAAAAGCCCTTTTTACTGAAAAAACAGGCCGAGACCTCAATTACTGAACGACTACCAAGGCTTGTATAAATCCCTTACCCTCTAACTCCTTTTGCAGACGGATAGCTTCCTGGAGTTGAGGACAATTCGTTAACCGGACTCGGAAAAAGGTTTCTCCAAAATGGACCGTTTCCGAGACTTCTACTTGCGGATATTCTTTAAGCAGCCTTTCCTTTAAACGCAAGGCATTCTGCCGATCCTTAAAGGCCCCGATCTGGACCGAAAACTCTCCCTGTCGGAAATCTACCTGCTGGACCAGGCGGGTGATCTTTTGTCCATTTTCTTCCCCTTCTTCCAGAATACCTAAGGCCTCCAATTCGATCCAGGCCGTTCCCGGACCAATAAGTTCCAAGGCCTTGGCCCCGGTATAGGAAAGGTCCAGGATCCGCTCCCTTACAAAGGGACCGCGGTCGTTGATACGCACCAGAATTTCTTTGTCGTTAGCCGGATTTTTTACGCGCACCTGGGTATTAAAAGGCAATATCCTGTGGGCGGCTGTGTATCCGAACATGTCATAGGTCTCCCCGGAGGAGGTCTGTTTTCCGTGAAAATCAGGGCCATACCAGGAGCAGATTCCCTTTTCCTTATATTCAGCCACAGAATCAACTGGGAAATACCACTTTCCATTAACGAAATAGGGCTTCTCTTTCCGTTCTGTTTTTTTAGAAGCCACTATAGGCTTTTTAGGGGGAATCGAAGGGGAAGGCGCCGGGCTGAAGACCGGTTGGCGAACCGCCGGTTTGGAGCAGGCGGTTATCATAAAAAACGAAGTGATTAATAAAGAAATAGACCAAAGATAACGCATAAAAATAATTTACCACACATCCTAACCTTCTGGCAAAACTTTTTGATCCTTTCTTTTGCCGGAATAATGAACAATGGGTTCCAGCGGCTTTTTGCGAGTTTGTGAATATTGAAAACTATTCAAAGTATAATTGAATATTATTCAATAAAAAATACTTGACATAAAAAAAAACTTATAATATTGGTTGAATACTGTTCAATAAAAAATTAAATAACATTCATTATGAGAAAAAAAACTATTCGAAAACAACAAATCATTCAAGCGGCGATTGAGGTTTTTAGCAAAAGCAATTTTCAAAATTCAAGTATTTCTGAAATTGCCCAAAAGGCCGATATTGCCGAAGGGACGATTTATCAATATTTTAAAAATAAAGAAGATTTATTTTTTTCGATCCCTGCCCAAAAAACCAAGGAGTTTTGCGAGGAGCTTGATCTGCATCTTCAAGGGATTCATGATGCCGTCAGTAAAATCAGGAAGCTTATCTGGTACTATCTGTATTTTTTTAAAATGAATCCGGATTATGCCCGGACCTTGATGCTTGAAATGCGGGTGAGCAAGAGTTTTATCCAATCGAAAACCTACGGTTCGCTAAAAGAATTCACCGACAAAGTTATCGAAATCATTAAAGAAGGTCAAGAGGAAGGGATCGTTAGAAAAGACATTAACCTATACCTCATCAGGGAGTTGGTGCTGGGTATTTTAGAACACCGGGTGACCCGATGGCTGCTCAAAGAGGAAAATTACGATTTGCTCGAAAATTACAGTGAGGTCTTCGACCTGATTTTTAATGGAATAAAAAACAAGCTATAGGCAATGGGCTATAGGCGATGGGCAAAGTGCAGGGTTCAAGGTTTTTATACTTGCAACTTTCTCTTCAACTGGCCCCCGATCCCCGACCCCTGGGAGCTATTTTCGAACCAAGAGAGAAGGTAATGGAAAATAACAAAACTATACTGACCGACTGTACCCTTTGCTATCATAGTTGCGGGACAAAGGTAACCGTAGAGGACGGGATCGCCGTTAAGGTTGAGGGACTGAAATCGCATCCGCTCAACAAGGGGGTCCTTTGTCCTAAAGGACGGGCAGCCCTGGAGAACGTCTATGACCCGGCCAGGCTGAAGCATCCTTTGAAGCGCACGGACCGGGGCTGGGAGGAGATTTCCTGGGATACAGCCCTCAACGAAATCGCCGAAAAGCTCCTGTCATTGAAGGAAAAGCATGGTCCATCGGCACTCGGGGTCTTTAGTGGGTCCATCGGGGTGGAAAACCTGGAGATGGCCGGTCTGACCCAATTATTCAAGGCCGCTTACGGGTCACCGAATTTTTTTTCCGTAGAGAGTATCTGTTACCGGATGCGAATCCGTACCA is part of the Deltaproteobacteria bacterium genome and encodes:
- a CDS encoding septal ring lytic transglycosylase RlpA family protein, which gives rise to MRYLWSISLLITSFFMITACSKPAVRQPVFSPAPSPSIPPKKPIVASKKTERKEKPYFVNGKWYFPVDSVAEYKEKGICSWYGPDFHGKQTSSGETYDMFGYTAAHRILPFNTQVRVKNPANDKEILVRINDRGPFVRERILDLSYTGAKALELIGPGTAWIELEALGILEEGEENGQKITRLVQQVDFRQGEFSVQIGAFKDRQNALRLKERLLKEYPQVEVSETVHFGETFFRVRLTNCPQLQEAIRLQKELEGKGFIQALVVVQ
- a CDS encoding HU family DNA-binding protein, encoding KSQSRDVVEQLLEIMKKALASEENILISGFGKFVVKRKRARRGRNPQTNQDLQLKARKVVVFKTSGVLRKGVNTDQD
- a CDS encoding TetR/AcrR family transcriptional regulator, whose amino-acid sequence is MRKKTIRKQQIIQAAIEVFSKSNFQNSSISEIAQKADIAEGTIYQYFKNKEDLFFSIPAQKTKEFCEELDLHLQGIHDAVSKIRKLIWYYLYFFKMNPDYARTLMLEMRVSKSFIQSKTYGSLKEFTDKVIEIIKEGQEEGIVRKDINLYLIRELVLGILEHRVTRWLLKEENYDLLENYSEVFDLIFNGIKNKL